Within Limanda limanda chromosome 17, fLimLim1.1, whole genome shotgun sequence, the genomic segment CAGAAATAATAACTGATATAATCCTAGTTGCCAAAGTTGAGGTGTGTTATTCCTGGGAGTTTTTACACTGATGGTTTGGTCGTGTCATGCGGATGTGAGGTGTGACCTCCCTGCCAGGCGTTTGTTCACACACTGGGAAGTGTCTGGCCTATAGTAGAGTCTTTAAGTAGGAACTCACCTGTGAGCTTTCCCCCTCCACTTGTACGGCTGTGCAGAGTCTGGGTTGATGCTGATGGCTCTGTTGCAATCTCTGATGGCTGCATTTGGTTTCTGCATCTTGATGTAGACACTAACACACAAGAGGACAATCGGATTACACTCATTCAGGACTAAAGAGTAGGTACAAAGCAGACAGCAGACTGagcctttattattattttattttaaaatacacatgtgTCTCTCACCTTGCCCTCTTGGCGTACAGGATGGCTAAGCAGGGATTCAGCTTGATGGCTCCAGTGAAAAGATCCAGAGCTTTCTGTAAATCAcctgtaaaagaaaaatgtgtaaGAGGATGAATCTAATCTAGTTCAGTGCTGTTTAACTCATCTTCCCAGGCCCGATATTCTGAATCTCTACCTACCTTCTCCCAGAGCATTGATggcctccatcttcttctcatCGGCCTGGTCCATCATCTCCTCTGTGACCTGAGGACATTTATAGACAAGATTACCTCACAAATCCTGTTTCAATGGTTGAAATTACCTTGAATCTTGGTTTGTATTAGAGTAAATTAATTCCTGATTAGTAGACGTTTTACCTCAGCATTTTCAAAGTCTCCCATCTCCTGCGGTTCATCGGTGTCTGGCTCGATCACTCCCTCGTCGTTGACTTCTGAAAAGGCCGACAGATAAACACAATGTTTATAATAAACTTTGCTTCAGTTCACGTTCTTTGCTCGGGTTTAGGTGTCTGGAATGTTTAGGTTTTCATCAGGatcacacaaacagcacactAAGTATTAATAAGTGAGATTGAGGGGTGCTGGTAGGATCGTGGTTCCAAACATTTACAGACTAAACTAACCAGCGGCCAGATCTACTGCCTCCTGTGTCCAGAGGTGTGACTAAAGAAACTGTTGAAGGTTTGGATGGACAAACCTATTTCACTCTCCTCGCTCTCGGACAGTGTCGGAGGCTTGGGCTCAGAAGAAGGAGCTGATGCAGGGGGAGGTCCACAGGGACATCCACCCTACCGGTCAGAGAGTTACAGCATGATGTGACCATCAGGGACACATAACTGCCAATACTATTAATCTCCACATATTTGTACACATGTTCGGTTTCCAAACACACATCAGAGTATAAGACTAACATACATAAAATCGAATCATCACACAAGAAGAATAAAAAGCATCTCACGTGGCATGACCCCTCAGTCGGGGGTGCAGGAGGGATCGTTGCTCCCAtgctgcaaaacaaaatcatgaGAGTAATTCAGACAGAAGCCCAAGTCCCTTGATCTTTTCCAGTTCTTAGATTCCTGGATTAGTTAAAACAGATGCTGTTTTAATCTTTAGCTTCTTTCTAAAGGCCGTGAAACGTCTCCATTGTGCTCTTGTGAATGGAAATAAGGttatttacaccatgttttttgtCTGAATGTCATGTTATTCTCCTCCAGGGCCAAATGTACGTGTGGATCAGACATTAAGACTTAAACATGGGGTAAATGACCTCGTTTCCATtcacaggagcagtttggaggcatttgatgtgtttttttacctTTGACATATCGGTCAGCATTCAATTTAAATCGTATTGGGTTTGTCTGCAACGTTGttcacccctgaaactccagaagtgtttagTTGActcacacccccccaccaccaccacccccaccacctccctccatcatagtggtgagtggataatgagtaaattttcatttttggctgaactatcccttaaatCTAAGAACACACGTGGCACAGTGACAGATAGAAGAATTCCCTGTGGGTGTTTCGCTCATTAACCAGCTTGTttaattagtgtgtgtgtgtgtgtgttcgggtgtgtgtgtgtgttgacgtgCAGCACTGACCCCAGCAGCCAGGTCCGGAAGAAGCTCATCTCCGGCAGGTGCAGGATCCCCGGGTTGGACTCGCAGCTCTGCACGAAGCCCTTCAGCTCGAACATCTTTCGTGGGTCCATGTTGCTCTGTCACGTCCCGCACACGGCGCGCTGCATGCCGGGAAAAAGCAGAAAGAGAACCCCGTAAACATCCTGGTCATGTTTGCGGTTCTTAGCGGC encodes:
- the st13 gene encoding hsc70-interacting protein; its protein translation is MDPRKMFELKGFVQSCESNPGILHLPEMSFFRTWLLGMGATIPPAPPTEGSCHGGCPCGPPPASAPSSEPKPPTLSESEESEIEVNDEGVIEPDTDEPQEMGDFENAEVTEEMMDQADEKKMEAINALGEGDLQKALDLFTGAIKLNPCLAILYAKRASVYIKMQKPNAAIRDCNRAISINPDSAQPYKWRGKAHRLLGHWEEAAKDLATACKLDYDEDASAMLKEVQPKANKLIEHRRKYERKREEKDVKEKTERVKKAREEHAKAQREEEARQAGGGFFPGGAGGFPGGAMPGGFPGGAMPGGGAGGFPGGGPPGMGGMGGMGGLGDLLKDPELLNAMKDPEVMIAFQDVAQNPANISKYQSNPKIMALVTKLSAKFGAPPQP